One Cellulomonas sp. WB94 genomic window, ACTGCTGTACGGACCACCACCGACCGACGATGTCGGGCTGGCACAGCTGGCCCGCAGGCTCGACGAGCTGGAGAGCGAGGTTCACCGATCGTGACCGAGGAACACCCGAAGACCCCGTGGCCGACCGTGCACGACACGAGCGGGGTCGCCCTGTCCCCTGCCATGTCGCCCGCCCTGTCGCCCGCCACCGGTCCGACACCGTCGCAAGAGCTGCGCGACGCGCTCGGCGCCGTCCGGGCCGAGGTCGCGAAGGCGGTCGTCGGGCAGGACGCCGCCGTCACCGGTCTGGTCATCGCGCTCCTGTGCCGCGGCCACGTGCTGCTCGAGGGGGTGCCGGGCGTCGCCAAGACGCTGCTCGTGCGCTCGCTCTCGGCAGCGCTCGACCTCGACACCAAGAGGGTGCAGTTCACCCCGGACCTCATGCCGGGCGACGTGACGGGCTCGCTCGTGTACGACGCGCGGACCGCCGAGTTCTCCTTCCGCGCGGGCCCGGTGTTCACCAACCTGCTGCTGGCCGACGAGATCAACCGGACGCCGCCGAAGACCCAGGCGTCGCTGCTCGAGGCGATGGAGGAGCGACAGGTCACCGTCGACGGTCTGCCGCGCGCTCTGCCGGACCCGTTCCTCGTCATCGCGACGCAGAACCCCATCGAGTACGAGGGGACCTACTCGCTCCCCGAGGCGCAGCTCGACCGGTTCCTGCTCAAGCTCACGCTGCCGCTGCCCGAGCGCGACCAGGAGATCGAGATCCTCGCTCGGCATGCCGGCGGGTTCGACCCGCGCAACCTCGCCGGGGCCGGGGTCAGGCCCGCGGCCGGCGTCGACGTGCTCGCCCGGGCCCGCGCCGAGGTGGCTCGGGTGCAGATCTCGCGCGAGGTCCTCGGGTACACGGTCGACGTGTGCCGGGCGACCCGCCAGTCGCCGTCCCTCTCGCTCGGGGTGTCCCCGCGTGGCGCCACCGCGCTGCTTGCGACGTCCCGCGCGTGGGCGTGGCTCTCCGGCCGTGGGTACGTCACTCCCGACGACGTCAAGGCGCTCGCGCACCCGACCCTCCGGCACCGGGTCCAGCTGCGCGCCGAGGCGGAGCTCGAGGGTGTCAGCACCGAGAGCGTGCTCGACACGGTGCTCGCCTCCGTGCCGGTCCCCCGCTGAGCCGTGGCGATCACCTGGCGGGCCGTCGCGCTCGCCGCGCTCGGGATCGCGGCCGTGCTCGTCGTGCCCGTTCCTGGCACGGTGCTGCTCTGGGCAGTCGTCGTCGCGATCGCGTGCGCCCTCGACGCCGGCCTGGCTGCCTCCCCGCGGCTCGTGGCGGTGACGCGCACCGTGCCCGGCTCGGTCCGGCTCACCCAGCCGGCGACGTCGACCGTGACTGTCACCAACGTCGGCCCGCGGAGGTTGCGCGCGACGGTCCGCGACGCGTGGCAGCCGTCGGCCGGTGCCGGCCCCAACAGGCACCAGGTCGACGTCCCGCCCGGCGACGGTCGCCGACTGGTGACGTCGCTCGTCCCGACGCGTCGCGGCGACCGGCACGCCGACCGCGTGACGATCCGCACGGTCGGACCGCTCGGGCTCGCAGGGCGCCAGGTCTCGCTCGACGTGCCCGCGACGTTACGCGTGCTGCCCGAGTTCGCCTCCCGGCGGCACCTCCCGAGCAGGCTCGCGCGGCTGCGTGAGCTCGATGGGCGCGCGGCCGTGCAGCTGCGAGGTGCGGGGACCGAGTTCGACTCGCTGCGCGAGTACGTCATCGGTGACGACGTCCGGTCGATCGACTGGCGCGCGACGGCCCGCCGTAACGACGTCGTCGTGCGGACGTGGCGCCCGGAGCGCGACCGCCGCGTGCTGATCGTGCTCGACACCTCCCGCACCTCGGCCGCCCGCGTGCTCGACGCCCCGCGCCTCGACGCGTCGATCGAAGCCGCGCTGCTGCTCGCCGCTCTCGCCTCCCGTGCCGGTGACCGCGTCGAGCTCGTCGCGTTCGACCGGCGGGTGCGCGCCAGGGTCGCGGGCGTGAGCGGTCCACGTCTCATGCCCGCGATCGCCGACGCGCTGGCCGGCGTCGAGCCCACGCTCGTCGAGACCGACTGGCCGGGTGCCGTCGAGGTCGTCCGTGCGCGACTGACCCAACGCTCGCTGGTGGTGCTCCTGACCACCCTCGAGCCTGCGGCGGTCGAGCAGGGCCTGCTCGGCGTGGTCGGGCAGCTCACGGAACGCCACCGCGTCGTGCTCGCCTCGGTCCGCGACCCCGAGGTCGAGGAGCTGCGCACCGGTCGCCGCGACGCTGCCGAGGTGTTCGACGCCGCAGCCGCCGAGCGCGCGGGGCTTGAGCGTGCCGCGGTCGGTGTGCGGCTGCGGCAGCGTGGCGTCGAGATCGTCGACGCACTGCCCGACGACCTGGCCCCGCGGCTCGCCGACACCTACCTCGCGCTCAAGGCTGCCGGGCGCCTGTAGCCGGGCCCGCCGCTCGCCAGCGGGGCGCCATCCGGCGGCGAGCCGTGCCGGTGTCAGGGCCGCTCGGTAACGTCGCGGTGTGCCGACGGTCGATGCCCCGCTCCTGACCCGCGCCGCGCTGAACCGTGCGCTGCTCGCGCGCCAGCACCTGCTCGCGCGCGCCACCGGGCCGGCCCTCGACCTCGTCGACCACCTGGTCGGCCTGCAGGCGCAGAACCCGCCGAGCCCGTACACGGCCCTCTGGAGCCGCCTCGAGGGCTTCCGGCACGCTGACATCGGTGCGGCTCTCGAGAGCCGCCGAGCCGCGCGGATCGCCGTCATGCGCGGCACGATCCACCTCGTGACTGCCGCGGACGCGCTCGTGCTCCCCGGCCTGGCGTCGCCCCTGTACGCCCGTGACCTGCGCTTCAACACCCAGCACGGCGCCGGGTTGCGGCAGCTGGAGCTTGCCGAGCTGACGAACGCGGCCCGTGCGCTCGTGGAGGAGTCGCCCCGGACCACGACCGAGCTCGGCCGACTGCTCGCCGAACGGTGGCCCCGCGTCGCGCCCACGACGCTCGCCTACGGAGCGCGCGGAACCCTTCCGCTCGTCCAGGTGCCGCCGCGCGGGGTGTGGCGGCAGTCCGGAGCGACGACGTGGACGACGGCGGACGCCTGGTTCGGACCGGCCGCCGTGGAGAGCGCGCCCGACCTCACCGACCCGGACGCGCGCGCCGCCGAGCTCGAGCGGCTCGTGCTGCGGTTCCTCGCGGCCTTCGGCCCGGCGAGCGTGGCCGACGTCCAGCAGTGGTCGGGGCTCGGTGGCCTGCGGTCGGTGGTCGATCAGCTCCGTGACCGGCTCGTGACGTTCAGGGCCGAGCCGGGTCCCGGCTCGGCGACCGGTCGGGAGCTGTTCGACCTGCCCGACGCCCCGCGCCCCGACCCCGCGGTCGACGCGCCGATCAGGTTCCTGCCGGACCTGGACAACCTGCTCCTCGCGCACGCCGACCGGACGCGCGTGATCTCCGAGGAGCATCGACGGCGCCTCACCAGCCTCAACGGCGGGCTCCCCGGCTCGTTCCTCGCAGACGGGCGTGTCGCGGGGACGTGGACGGTCACGCGCGAACGCG contains:
- a CDS encoding MoxR family ATPase encodes the protein MSPALSPATGPTPSQELRDALGAVRAEVAKAVVGQDAAVTGLVIALLCRGHVLLEGVPGVAKTLLVRSLSAALDLDTKRVQFTPDLMPGDVTGSLVYDARTAEFSFRAGPVFTNLLLADEINRTPPKTQASLLEAMEERQVTVDGLPRALPDPFLVIATQNPIEYEGTYSLPEAQLDRFLLKLTLPLPERDQEIEILARHAGGFDPRNLAGAGVRPAAGVDVLARARAEVARVQISREVLGYTVDVCRATRQSPSLSLGVSPRGATALLATSRAWAWLSGRGYVTPDDVKALAHPTLRHRVQLRAEAELEGVSTESVLDTVLASVPVPR
- a CDS encoding DUF58 domain-containing protein, with translation MAITWRAVALAALGIAAVLVVPVPGTVLLWAVVVAIACALDAGLAASPRLVAVTRTVPGSVRLTQPATSTVTVTNVGPRRLRATVRDAWQPSAGAGPNRHQVDVPPGDGRRLVTSLVPTRRGDRHADRVTIRTVGPLGLAGRQVSLDVPATLRVLPEFASRRHLPSRLARLRELDGRAAVQLRGAGTEFDSLREYVIGDDVRSIDWRATARRNDVVVRTWRPERDRRVLIVLDTSRTSAARVLDAPRLDASIEAALLLAALASRAGDRVELVAFDRRVRARVAGVSGPRLMPAIADALAGVEPTLVETDWPGAVEVVRARLTQRSLVVLLTTLEPAAVEQGLLGVVGQLTERHRVVLASVRDPEVEELRTGRRDAAEVFDAAAAERAGLERAAVGVRLRQRGVEIVDALPDDLAPRLADTYLALKAAGRL
- a CDS encoding winged helix DNA-binding domain-containing protein gives rise to the protein MPTVDAPLLTRAALNRALLARQHLLARATGPALDLVDHLVGLQAQNPPSPYTALWSRLEGFRHADIGAALESRRAARIAVMRGTIHLVTAADALVLPGLASPLYARDLRFNTQHGAGLRQLELAELTNAARALVEESPRTTTELGRLLAERWPRVAPTTLAYGARGTLPLVQVPPRGVWRQSGATTWTTADAWFGPAAVESAPDLTDPDARAAELERLVLRFLAAFGPASVADVQQWSGLGGLRSVVDQLRDRLVTFRAEPGPGSATGRELFDLPDAPRPDPAVDAPIRFLPDLDNLLLAHADRTRVISEEHRRRLTSLNGGLPGSFLADGRVAGTWTVTRERVDTGQVRPRRELATLELRPFDALDATTSRAVTAEGEGLVRFVADDAADHRVRVVPP